In bacterium 336/3, the following proteins share a genomic window:
- a CDS encoding PadR family transcriptional regulator has translation MNLENTQVQMRKGILEFCILGIIARGEIYSSDILEELTSAKIMVVDGTLYPLLTRLKNAGLVEYRWVESDSGPPRKYFTITETGKSFLDQLQFTWDELVSSTQQIIQKSKLTA, from the coding sequence ATGAACTTAGAAAACACACAAGTCCAGATGCGGAAAGGGATATTAGAATTCTGCATTTTGGGAATTATAGCAAGGGGAGAAATTTATTCTTCAGATATTTTGGAGGAACTGACAAGTGCTAAAATTATGGTTGTGGATGGTACACTCTATCCCCTACTGACAAGACTCAAAAATGCTGGATTGGTTGAGTATCGGTGGGTAGAATCTGATTCTGGTCCTCCAAGAAAGTATTTTACCATTACAGAAACAGGTAAGTCATTTTTAGACCAGTTACAATTCACTTGGGATGAGCTTGTTAGCTCCACACAACAAATTATTCAAAAATCAAAATTAACTGCTTAA